A genomic segment from Sphingopyxis sp. DBS4 encodes:
- a CDS encoding cold-shock protein, translating into MPIGKVKFFNSDKGYGFISNEDGSGDSFVHVTAVERAGMASLGKDQRVSYELETGRDGKISAVNLEAA; encoded by the coding sequence ATGCCGATCGGCAAAGTCAAATTCTTCAACAGCGACAAGGGCTATGGCTTCATCTCGAATGAAGACGGCTCGGGCGACAGCTTCGTCCATGTGACTGCCGTCGAGCGCGCCGGAATGGCGTCGCTGGGCAAGGACCAGCGCGTCTCGTACGAACTGGAAACCGGCCGCGACGGCAAGATCTCCGCGGTCAATCTCGAAGCGGCCTGA
- a CDS encoding efflux RND transporter permease subunit, whose protein sequence is MIAKLMALSVRARWAVLFLFLIVAGLGVWQLTRLPIDAVPDITNNQVQINTVDPRLSPVEIEKLVTYPIEISLAGIPGLETTRSISRNGFSQVTAIFSDSTDLYFARQQVGERLRQAAENLPDGTQPQVGPVTTGLGEVVMYTVGYAKPDGKGAKTVAGQPGWQPDGAYLTPEGERLTDDVAKAGYLRTVQDWIVSPQLKAVPGVAGVDSIGGYAKTFVVEPDPTRLTSFGISYSELGEALERANLAVGANYYNRGGEAYLVRVDARVRSVDEIRGTVVATRGRVPVTVAQLAEVKIGGDLRTGAGSMNGKEAVIGTVLMLIGENSRTVAEDVSAKIDQIAKTLPPGIEVKIVLDRARLVNATVGTVEKNLTEGALLVAAALFLLLGNGRAAIIAVLVIPFSFLMMAMGMNAFRVPGNLMSLGALDFGLIVDGAVIIIENCLARLAHRQEHEGRLLLLRERLEETMRASQEMIKPTVFGQAIILLAFAPLLMFTGVEGKTFSPMAITIMLALVAAFILAITLVPALVALMISGKVAEKEVWVIRKTKERYLPLLDKAIAKPWGFIAGGLAFFLLAIPVFGLLGSEFIPKLDEKNMALASTRVPSVSLEQSLAMQRKVEAAITSLPEVELMFSKTGTAEVATDPMPPNVSDGFVILKPKAEWPAGVTAKDQVIARVEKAASGVLGQLYEVSQPIELRFNELIAGVRGDVAIKLYGDDLDKMSLAANEMVRVLQAIPGAGSVKADQVGGAPTLDVRLDRNGIARYGLTVQEVADTIAAALGGRESGLLYEGDRRFDIMVRVPDATRVNLDDIRALPILLPQAGAARGQIPLSQVAQIRLTEGLNQISRENGKRRVVVQVNLEGRDAGSFVAEAQEKIAKVKLPAGYYLEWGGQFESLQAASDRLSIVVPLCFAAIFALLYLALGGFGRAAAVFLAVPLGLAGGVFTLALTGINFSVSAAVGFICLAGVAVLNGLVVMTAIRDRLEKGIALADAIRDGMSEKMRAVIMTGFVPAIGFVPMAIATGTGAEVQKPLATTVIGGLIAATILTLLVLPAIAKVVLGSEGRPRFGRWRWASPDQPARE, encoded by the coding sequence GATGGCGCTTTCCGTCCGCGCGCGCTGGGCGGTGCTTTTCCTCTTTCTCATCGTCGCCGGACTCGGCGTGTGGCAGCTCACCAGGCTGCCGATCGACGCGGTTCCCGACATCACCAACAACCAGGTCCAGATCAACACGGTCGACCCGCGTCTGTCGCCGGTCGAGATCGAGAAGCTCGTCACCTATCCGATCGAAATCTCGCTCGCCGGGATTCCGGGGCTGGAGACGACGCGCTCGATCTCGCGCAACGGGTTCAGCCAGGTCACCGCCATCTTTTCGGATTCGACCGATCTTTATTTCGCGCGACAACAGGTGGGCGAGCGGCTCCGCCAAGCCGCGGAAAATCTGCCCGACGGGACGCAGCCGCAAGTCGGGCCGGTCACGACGGGGCTCGGCGAAGTCGTCATGTATACCGTCGGTTATGCCAAACCCGACGGCAAGGGGGCGAAGACGGTCGCGGGCCAGCCCGGCTGGCAGCCTGACGGCGCCTATCTGACGCCCGAGGGCGAGAGGCTCACCGACGATGTCGCGAAGGCCGGCTATCTGCGCACGGTGCAGGACTGGATCGTCAGCCCGCAGCTCAAGGCGGTGCCGGGCGTCGCCGGGGTCGATTCGATCGGCGGCTATGCCAAGACTTTCGTCGTCGAACCCGATCCCACCAGACTCACCAGCTTCGGCATCTCCTACAGCGAACTCGGCGAAGCACTCGAACGCGCCAATCTCGCGGTCGGCGCCAATTACTACAACCGCGGCGGCGAAGCCTATCTGGTGCGCGTCGATGCCCGCGTGCGTTCGGTCGACGAGATACGGGGGACCGTCGTCGCGACGCGCGGCCGCGTGCCGGTCACCGTCGCCCAACTCGCCGAGGTGAAGATCGGCGGCGACCTGCGCACCGGCGCCGGCAGCATGAACGGCAAGGAGGCGGTGATCGGCACAGTGCTCATGCTGATCGGTGAAAACAGCCGTACCGTCGCCGAGGATGTGTCGGCGAAGATCGATCAGATCGCGAAGACATTGCCTCCCGGCATCGAGGTCAAGATCGTCCTCGACCGTGCCAGGTTGGTTAACGCCACCGTCGGAACGGTCGAGAAGAACCTGACCGAGGGCGCGCTGCTCGTCGCTGCCGCGCTCTTCCTGCTGCTCGGCAACGGGCGTGCGGCGATCATCGCGGTGCTCGTCATTCCCTTTTCCTTCCTGATGATGGCGATGGGAATGAACGCCTTTCGCGTGCCCGGCAATCTGATGAGCCTCGGCGCGCTCGATTTCGGCCTGATCGTCGACGGCGCCGTCATCATCATCGAGAATTGCCTTGCACGCCTGGCGCACCGGCAGGAGCATGAGGGCCGGTTGCTGTTGCTCCGCGAACGCCTCGAAGAAACGATGCGCGCGTCGCAGGAGATGATCAAACCGACCGTTTTCGGCCAGGCCATCATCCTGCTCGCCTTTGCGCCGTTGCTGATGTTCACCGGCGTCGAGGGCAAGACCTTCTCGCCGATGGCGATCACTATAATGCTGGCGCTGGTCGCGGCCTTCATTCTGGCGATCACTCTCGTCCCGGCGCTCGTCGCGCTGATGATCAGCGGCAAGGTCGCCGAGAAGGAAGTCTGGGTCATCCGCAAGACCAAGGAGCGCTACCTGCCCCTGCTCGACAAGGCGATCGCGAAACCCTGGGGCTTCATCGCGGGCGGCCTTGCCTTCTTCCTCCTCGCGATTCCCGTTTTCGGCCTGCTGGGATCGGAATTCATCCCCAAGCTCGACGAGAAGAATATGGCGCTTGCCTCGACGCGCGTTCCTTCGGTCAGTCTCGAGCAGTCGCTCGCGATGCAGCGCAAGGTTGAAGCCGCGATCACCAGCCTTCCCGAAGTCGAACTGATGTTCTCGAAGACCGGCACCGCCGAGGTGGCGACCGATCCGATGCCGCCCAACGTCTCCGACGGTTTCGTCATTCTGAAGCCCAAGGCGGAATGGCCCGCGGGCGTGACGGCAAAGGATCAGGTGATCGCGCGCGTCGAAAAGGCGGCGAGCGGCGTTCTCGGCCAACTCTATGAGGTGTCGCAGCCGATCGAATTGCGCTTCAACGAACTGATCGCGGGCGTCCGCGGCGATGTCGCCATCAAGCTCTATGGCGATGATCTCGACAAGATGTCGCTCGCCGCGAACGAGATGGTGCGCGTGCTGCAGGCGATCCCGGGCGCGGGCAGCGTCAAGGCCGATCAGGTCGGCGGTGCGCCGACCCTCGACGTCAGGCTCGATCGCAATGGCATAGCGCGATACGGCCTCACGGTGCAGGAGGTCGCCGACACCATCGCGGCGGCGCTCGGCGGGCGTGAATCGGGCCTCCTCTATGAAGGCGACCGGCGCTTCGATATCATGGTCCGCGTTCCCGACGCGACCCGCGTCAATCTCGATGACATCCGTGCGCTGCCGATCCTGCTTCCGCAGGCGGGCGCGGCGCGAGGGCAGATCCCGCTCTCGCAAGTCGCCCAGATCCGGCTCACCGAAGGGCTCAACCAGATCAGCCGCGAGAATGGCAAGCGGCGCGTCGTCGTCCAGGTGAACCTCGAAGGGCGCGACGCCGGCTCCTTCGTCGCCGAAGCGCAGGAAAAGATCGCAAAGGTGAAGTTGCCCGCGGGATATTATCTCGAATGGGGCGGCCAGTTCGAAAGCCTTCAGGCCGCGTCGGACCGCCTTTCGATCGTGGTCCCGCTCTGTTTCGCGGCGATCTTCGCGCTGCTCTATCTGGCGCTCGGCGGGTTCGGCCGGGCCGCGGCGGTGTTCCTTGCGGTGCCCTTGGGCCTCGCGGGCGGGGTGTTCACGCTGGCGCTGACCGGGATCAATTTCTCGGTGTCGGCGGCGGTGGGCTTCATCTGCCTGGCAGGGGTTGCGGTGCTCAACGGCCTCGTCGTCATGACCGCGATCCGCGACCGGCTCGAGAAGGGCATTGCGCTCGCGGACGCGATCCGCGACGGCATGAGCGAAAAGATGCGCGCGGTGATCATGACCGGTTTCGTGCCCGCAATCGGCTTTGTGCCGATGGCGATCGCAACCGGAACCGGCGCCGAGGTGCAGAAGCCGCTTGCGACGACGGTGATCGGCGGCCTGATCGCGGCAACGATCCTGACGCTGCTCGTGCTGCCCGCCATCGCAAAGGTCGTGCTCGGCTCCGAAGGACGTCCGCGCTTCGGCAGATGGCGCTGGGCTTCACCCGATCAGCCGGCCAGGGAATAA
- a CDS encoding helix-turn-helix domain-containing protein: protein MSWPSPRRARVCVRIAAAVKLTGIGRSTLYELIKAGELETVKVGRSTFVRYASLKRLFEKS from the coding sequence ATGTCATGGCCTTCGCCCCGACGCGCTCGGGTATGCGTCCGCATAGCCGCCGCGGTGAAACTCACCGGCATAGGTCGATCGACGCTCTACGAACTCATCAAGGCCGGCGAGCTTGAAACGGTAAAGGTCGGTCGATCAACCTTCGTCCGATACGCCAGTCTCAAGCGCCTGTTCGAGAAAAGTTAG
- a CDS encoding cation diffusion facilitator family transporter — MGHQHDHGEGGGGHAHDHAAGANARSLSIALALTGSFLIAELAGAWLFNSLALLSDAAHMFTDAAALAIALAAIRIGQRPADKKRTYGYRRFEILAASFNALLLFAIAGYVLYEGVQRFLDPQPVGSVGMLVVAFFGLVVNLIAMRVLAGGRDRSLNVKGAYLEVWADMLGSVGVLLAAALIWLTGWTWVDPAVAIAIGLWVLPRTWILLRDTTNILLQGVPRGIDLDAVRAAIADVAGVASVHDLHLWSVAGDDRSLTAHVVVDASEDEQQVRRRVADQLHDRFEIEHATLQIERGDAACEKGDHA, encoded by the coding sequence ATGGGACATCAGCATGACCATGGCGAAGGTGGCGGGGGTCATGCGCACGACCATGCGGCCGGTGCGAACGCCCGCAGCCTTTCGATCGCGCTTGCCCTTACCGGCAGCTTCCTGATCGCCGAACTGGCGGGGGCGTGGCTGTTCAACAGCCTCGCTCTCCTGTCCGATGCGGCGCATATGTTCACTGATGCCGCGGCGCTGGCGATTGCGCTGGCGGCAATCCGGATCGGGCAGCGGCCGGCCGACAAGAAGCGCACCTATGGCTATCGACGGTTCGAGATTCTCGCCGCGTCGTTCAATGCGCTGCTACTCTTCGCCATCGCGGGCTATGTTCTCTATGAAGGCGTCCAGCGCTTCCTCGATCCGCAGCCGGTCGGCTCGGTCGGTATGCTGGTCGTCGCCTTCTTCGGGCTCGTGGTCAATCTGATCGCGATGCGCGTGCTCGCCGGCGGGCGCGACCGGAGCCTGAATGTGAAGGGCGCCTATCTGGAAGTCTGGGCGGACATGCTCGGTTCGGTCGGCGTTCTGCTGGCCGCGGCGCTCATCTGGCTGACCGGCTGGACCTGGGTCGATCCGGCCGTCGCCATCGCCATTGGCCTGTGGGTGCTGCCGCGCACCTGGATATTGCTGCGCGATACGACGAACATCCTGCTTCAGGGTGTTCCGCGCGGCATCGATCTCGACGCGGTGCGCGCGGCCATCGCCGATGTCGCGGGCGTCGCGAGCGTCCACGACCTGCACCTCTGGTCGGTCGCCGGCGACGACCGGAGCTTGACCGCCCATGTGGTCGTCGACGCGTCGGAAGACGAGCAGCAGGTTCGGCGGCGCGTGGCCGACCAATTGCACGACCGGTTCGAGATCGAACATGCGACGCTTCAGATCGAACGCGGCGATGCCGCGTGCGAGAAGGGCGATCATGCGTAG
- the infA gene encoding translation initiation factor IF-1 encodes MAKEDVLSFEGSIEEILPDGRFRVILENGHRLIAYTAGRMRRFRIRSVVGDAVRVEMTPYDLTKGRIVYRDRGPGGPAGGARKRR; translated from the coding sequence ATGGCCAAGGAAGATGTCCTCAGCTTCGAGGGCTCGATCGAGGAAATCCTGCCCGACGGGCGGTTCCGCGTCATCCTTGAAAATGGCCATCGGCTGATCGCCTATACCGCCGGACGGATGCGACGCTTTCGTATCCGTTCGGTGGTCGGCGACGCCGTCCGCGTCGAAATGACGCCCTATGACCTGACCAAGGGCCGCATCGTCTACCGCGATCGCGGCCCCGGCGGTCCAGCCGGCGGCGCGCGCAAGCGCCGCTGA